CGGCGCCGAGCAGGATCGCCGGGTCCAGTTCCTGCTTGCCGGCGGTGTCGGCGCCCATGGCGCAGATGTGCGTGCCGGGGCGGACCCAGCCGGCCTGGACCACCGGCTCGCGCGCCGTGGTCAGGGTGATGAGCGCATCGGCGTTGCGCGCCGCGGTCTCGGCGTCCACGACCTCGACGGGCAGCCGCCCGGCGAAGGAGGCCGCCAGTTCCTCGGCCCGCGCGCGGTCGCGGTTGGCCACCAGGATGCGATCAAAGCGGCGCACCAGCAGCGCCGCCTCCAGATGGTGGACCGCCTGCCCGCCGGTGCCGATCAGGGCGAGCACCCGCGCGTCGGGCCGGGCCAGTTCGCGGATGCCGATGGCGCAGGCGGCGGCGGTGCGCAGCCCGGTTAGGTGGTTGGAGCTGACCAGCGCCGTCGGGCAGCCGGTCTCCGGGTCGGTCAGCACGGTGGTGGACTGGTGGTTGGTCAGGCCGCGGGCGCGGTTGCCCGTCCAGTAGCCGCCGATCTTCAGCCCGAGCAGCCCGATGGCGAGGTCGCCGCCGGCCTTGATGCCGTAGACGTCCGGCCCCGGCAGCAGCCGTTCGCGGACCACCGGGAAATTGCGCGCCTGCCCGCGAGAGACTTCGCGGAAGGCCATCTCCATGGCGTCGATGGCGTCGGCGGGGGACACCAGACGGCGGGCGGCGTTTTCATCGATGACGATCATTCGTTTGCTGCTCCCGCCGCTTCCAGAACCAGACGCGACAGCGCGTCCTCCGGCGTTTCCATCCGTGCCATGATCGAGAAGTGATCCTCCCCGGCCAGCGTGTGGTAGGTGCAGCGCGAGCCGCGGCCCCGGCACAGCGTGG
This genomic window from Azospirillum brasilense contains:
- a CDS encoding ornithine cyclodeaminase family protein, which encodes MIVIDENAARRLVSPADAIDAMEMAFREVSRGQARNFPVVRERLLPGPDVYGIKAGGDLAIGLLGLKIGGYWTGNRARGLTNHQSTTVLTDPETGCPTALVSSNHLTGLRTAAACAIGIRELARPDARVLALIGTGGQAVHHLEAALLVRRFDRILVANRDRARAEELAASFAGRLPVEVVDAETAARNADALITLTTAREPVVQAGWVRPGTHICAMGADTAGKQELDPAILLGAAVWVDDWAQASALGECQHALGHGLTRESIRGTLCDVLEGKAPRRAHADEITVFDSTGMGIQDLAIAAWAVRAANTDAGDAGLPIHRIDLAR